One Bacillota bacterium DNA segment encodes these proteins:
- a CDS encoding extracellular solute-binding protein: MRFRMLRGGRNGTWSGGTAHIIPKGAQHPKEAKEFLKWLALAEAQLSFYDATGTAMFSTNGDAIKEVIRREPPKSLVKALLIQIPKANPSPPLWSKVIGELLGLQSSYIISLKQTPTEALGNLQRRMIPEYEKVFGK, encoded by the coding sequence TTGAGGTTCCGCATGCTCCGGGGGGGACGCAATGGAACGTGGTCGGGCGGAACCGCCCACATCATACCCAAAGGAGCACAACATCCTAAGGAAGCCAAGGAGTTCCTTAAGTGGCTTGCTTTAGCGGAGGCTCAACTATCTTTCTATGATGCTACCGGAACCGCAATGTTCTCGACGAACGGGGACGCAATCAAGGAAGTCATCCGCCGCGAACCCCCAAAGAGTTTAGTCAAAGCGCTCCTGATACAAATACCAAAGGCCAACCCCAGTCCGCCTCTGTGGTCAAAGGTCATTGGGGAACTCCTTGGTTTACAAAGCAGTTATATAATCTCGCTTAAGCAAACACCCACGGAAGCACTGGGGAATCTCCAGCGACGTATGATCCCGGAATATGAAAAGGTCTTTGGTAAGTGA
- a CDS encoding transposase: MIKGTCKDRVISITDPKMRHGHKTSSRKVDGFKEHTITCGENGQLVAGVEVTAANAADKEPVPEMLEEQEKEGRRPEELLGDSAYFDPKWRKRRGRKGRQ; encoded by the coding sequence ATGATAAAGGGGACTTGCAAGGACAGGGTGATATCCATAACAGATCCGAAGATGCGGCATGGTCATAAGACGAGTTCCAGGAAGGTAGATGGGTTCAAAGAGCACACAATTACCTGTGGTGAGAATGGCCAGCTTGTAGCTGGAGTAGAGGTAACTGCGGCCAATGCTGCGGACAAGGAACCTGTTCCAGAAATGCTTGAAGAGCAGGAGAAAGAGGGGCGCAGGCCTGAGGAGCTCTTGGGGGACTCGGCCTACTTTGATCCAAAATGGCGGAAGAGGAGAGGGAGAAAGGGACGACAATAG
- a CDS encoding sugar ABC transporter permease has product MTARMQRTLLIVSFLFIPMTLHTVFFAYPVLSAFRVVLYKWSGLSWEMTYIGLRNFLQLLSDPVFPLALRHNLTLLLVAGPIVYFLALFILFLLNLPWVKGRRGFISIFYFPAIISEVAVALVWVFIYNPQFGLLNGILRAVGLGAYQRAWLGESRLAFPSMMGIVIWGGLGGLILYLQAGLQRIPTSLYEAAKIDGAGNLQIFLKITLPLLWEILRILIVLSVIGYLQAFGIFFVAKELAVGIDLNTVVLGTYIYYQAFQNFNFGYATAIAMVVMVIVMAATILSRRFTSGESVEI; this is encoded by the coding sequence TTGACCGCAAGAATGCAGCGCACCCTGTTGATTGTAAGTTTTCTGTTTATACCAATGACCCTTCATACGGTTTTTTTCGCTTACCCTGTTTTGAGCGCATTTAGGGTTGTCTTGTACAAGTGGAGCGGGCTCTCATGGGAGATGACATATATAGGATTGCGTAATTTCTTGCAGCTCCTCTCAGATCCAGTCTTTCCTCTTGCTCTAAGGCACAATCTGACGCTTCTCCTGGTTGCAGGTCCTATTGTGTACTTCCTCGCGCTATTCATCTTGTTTCTACTCAATCTTCCCTGGGTAAAGGGAAGGCGCGGCTTCATTTCCATATTCTATTTTCCAGCCATAATATCAGAGGTGGCAGTAGCCCTCGTCTGGGTATTTATATATAATCCTCAATTTGGACTGTTGAACGGGATTTTGAGGGCGGTAGGACTTGGGGCATATCAGCGTGCTTGGCTTGGGGAATCAAGGCTAGCCTTTCCTTCTATGATGGGAATAGTCATCTGGGGAGGACTCGGCGGGCTGATACTGTATCTTCAAGCAGGACTGCAGAGAATTCCTACTTCACTATACGAAGCTGCCAAGATTGATGGCGCAGGAAACCTGCAGATTTTCCTTAAGATAACATTGCCGCTTCTCTGGGAGATTCTCCGAATCCTGATCGTGCTTTCCGTGATCGGTTATCTCCAGGCGTTCGGCATATTTTTTGTGGCCAAGGAACTCGCAGTGGGAATAGATCTTAATACAGTTGTTCTCGGTACCTATATCTACTACCAGGCATTCCAGAATTTCAACTTTGGATACGCCACGGCAATAGCCATGGTAGTAATGGTGATAGTCATGGCCGCCACGATCCTTTCCAGGAGATTCACATCGGG
- a CDS encoding transposase yields the protein MLGKRDTQVTFDDVLWRERIPKDSVWMKLHEWIEKNLSEKDFEPLFSNTGRPSISPVHTLAALLIQLEKGYSDREMEEESRYDDRVKFAIMANRNFGGIDAVTLCDHRRLFLNSEIGQEILNKTL from the coding sequence ATGTTGGGCAAGCGGGATACTCAGGTAACCTTCGATGATGTCCTCTGGCGAGAGCGCATTCCCAAGGATTCTGTCTGGATGAAACTACATGAGTGGATTGAGAAGAACTTAAGCGAAAAGGACTTCGAGCCGCTATTCAGCAATACGGGGCGTCCATCCATAAGCCCTGTCCATACCCTGGCCGCGCTCCTCATCCAGCTTGAGAAAGGATATTCAGACCGGGAGATGGAGGAAGAATCCCGCTATGACGACAGAGTCAAGTTTGCCATAATGGCCAACCGCAATTTCGGGGGCATCGATGCCGTAACCCTGTGCGATCACAGAAGACTCTTTCTCAATAGCGAAATTGGCCAGGAGATTCTCAATAAGACCCTTTAA
- a CDS encoding FAD-dependent oxidoreductase, with product MTSNYDVIVVGAGASGAVASIAAARNGCRTLLVEKENCSGGQATAGLLCLWGPFDDGKQRIIRGIPEEILENTIAAGGALPRKHGFIPVNPETLKIILDCMLEEAGAEVLYHSICVEARAQEGLIRDITVANKAGLQSLSAAVYIDATGDGDLAVKAGALWEMGTDPEGFVQPMTMLCRLGGINESVYCWEGNFKYREKILESRQAGEISFDATGIGAAEYIPGQRGVIAVNMSHIFDLDPLSPSDVSKAEMLGRKYAQEIVNFFRKNIPGCENAFLIDTAMQVGVRESRRILGEYTITLEDVISGRRFDDAIAANAYHIDIHTKSKEAGRLASVNSQRPREYYQIPFRALIPKGLSNMLVVGRCISCTSEALASIRIMPCCMATGHAGGTAAALAVKGGIPVREVPSSRLQEKLREENAFID from the coding sequence ATGACTAGCAACTACGACGTCATAGTTGTTGGTGCCGGAGCATCAGGAGCAGTTGCCTCAATCGCCGCTGCACGAAATGGATGTAGAACCCTTCTCGTGGAAAAGGAAAATTGCTCCGGGGGCCAGGCTACCGCGGGATTACTCTGCCTTTGGGGGCCCTTCGATGATGGTAAGCAAAGGATAATCCGGGGTATACCCGAAGAGATATTGGAGAACACAATAGCAGCCGGAGGAGCGCTTCCACGCAAACATGGTTTTATCCCCGTTAACCCGGAGACCCTCAAAATCATACTGGACTGCATGTTAGAGGAAGCTGGCGCAGAGGTTCTATATCACAGCATCTGTGTAGAGGCCAGAGCTCAGGAAGGGTTAATCCGGGACATAACTGTAGCCAACAAGGCCGGGCTTCAAAGCCTATCCGCAGCAGTCTATATAGACGCTACGGGAGACGGGGACCTGGCTGTGAAAGCCGGCGCTCTATGGGAGATGGGGACAGACCCGGAGGGTTTCGTTCAACCGATGACCATGCTTTGCCGACTTGGAGGGATCAATGAGAGCGTCTACTGTTGGGAAGGGAACTTCAAGTACAGAGAGAAGATCCTCGAGTCTAGGCAAGCAGGGGAGATTAGCTTTGACGCCACGGGTATTGGAGCCGCAGAGTACATTCCCGGGCAGAGGGGGGTAATCGCAGTGAATATGTCTCACATCTTCGACCTCGACCCTTTGTCTCCCTCTGACGTTTCAAAAGCGGAGATGCTCGGCAGAAAGTATGCCCAGGAAATCGTAAACTTCTTCCGCAAGAACATTCCCGGATGTGAAAATGCCTTTCTCATCGATACAGCCATGCAGGTAGGCGTCCGGGAAAGTAGAAGGATCCTTGGGGAGTATACGATCACTTTAGAGGATGTTATCTCCGGACGCCGATTTGATGACGCGATTGCAGCGAACGCCTACCACATTGACATACACACGAAGAGCAAGGAAGCAGGGCGCCTGGCCAGTGTAAATTCCCAGCGGCCAAGGGAATATTACCAGATACCATTCAGAGCGCTGATCCCTAAGGGCCTCTCCAACATGCTGGTGGTTGGACGGTGTATATCCTGCACAAGCGAGGCCCTGGCGTCAATCCGTATCATGCCATGTTGCATGGCCACCGGACATGCTGGAGGTACAGCTGCAGCCCTGGCGGTAAAGGGGGGTATCCCGGTCCGGGAGGTACCGAGCTCAAGGTTGCAGGAAAAACTAAGGGAAGAAAATGCCTTCATAGATTAA
- a CDS encoding extracellular solute-binding protein: protein MYLKRSSAIAIAMAAAVAFVILVSNISQAAKTLRISCDWNENEPVYKWLEFAAKEFEKSHPGVKVTIQSEHRTFGQTVKQRILAGDIPDVMDGWGFATSTTALLEAVEAKALFDLTKAMEGKSHEGDSKWKDTFLPSLIDSVKVKDKIWAMPFQYYTNVFHYNVAIFKKGGLKPPETWDEFTNILKKIKGMGISPLGKDIAYATTEFTPLEQRIVGPDAQLAALKDPDLLKENPDFLKALKMFKETFMSNYQPGYSGSQFPAAQMLFAQGKVAMMYMGTWLNSEIKGNTPPGFEMDVFRFPSIPGGKGIQNLMVIGNCPNIVIPAGAQNTELAVEWLKFISSKKMVQAFVEQTTMLNGMRYSPMPAWAKSVRKVLEGGHVVSAEAYWQEEARDINANLSKYMQEGNTLWFKFFAGEMGPETYLDELIKLRKKAWDQLRKFGK, encoded by the coding sequence GTGTATTTGAAAAGATCCTCGGCCATTGCCATTGCAATGGCGGCAGCAGTCGCCTTTGTGATTCTTGTTTCAAATATATCGCAGGCTGCGAAGACTCTCCGGATATCTTGCGACTGGAACGAGAATGAACCCGTCTACAAATGGCTGGAGTTTGCGGCAAAGGAATTTGAAAAGAGCCATCCTGGAGTCAAGGTTACAATTCAATCAGAACATCGTACCTTTGGGCAAACGGTAAAGCAGCGCATCCTTGCAGGGGACATCCCGGATGTCATGGACGGGTGGGGTTTCGCGACCAGTACCACCGCTCTCCTGGAGGCAGTAGAGGCAAAGGCTTTGTTTGATCTCACGAAGGCCATGGAAGGGAAGTCCCACGAGGGAGATAGTAAATGGAAGGATACTTTTCTGCCTTCGCTTATAGATTCGGTCAAAGTCAAGGATAAAATATGGGCGATGCCTTTCCAGTATTACACTAATGTTTTCCACTATAATGTGGCGATCTTCAAGAAGGGTGGTCTCAAACCGCCTGAAACCTGGGATGAGTTCACAAATATTCTGAAGAAAATAAAGGGCATGGGGATATCTCCTCTGGGCAAGGATATTGCCTACGCCACCACAGAATTTACCCCGCTGGAACAGCGCATAGTGGGTCCTGATGCACAGCTTGCCGCCCTCAAAGATCCAGACCTTCTGAAGGAGAATCCCGATTTCCTTAAGGCTTTGAAAATGTTCAAGGAAACCTTCATGTCAAATTACCAGCCTGGATATTCCGGAAGCCAATTCCCTGCAGCACAAATGCTCTTTGCGCAGGGCAAGGTAGCCATGATGTATATGGGCACCTGGCTGAATAGCGAAATCAAGGGGAATACGCCTCCAGGCTTTGAGATGGATGTATTTCGTTTTCCGTCCATTCCCGGGGGCAAGGGTATTCAAAATCTTATGGTCATAGGAAACTGTCCGAATATCGTCATACCGGCGGGGGCTCAGAATACAGAACTCGCGGTTGAGTGGCTCAAATTCATTAGTTCAAAGAAGATGGTCCAAGCCTTTGTGGAACAAACCACCATGCTGAATGGAATGAGGTATTCGCCTATGCCGGCCTGGGCTAAAAGCGTTAGGAAGGTGCTTGAGGGAGGACATGTTGTATCAGCAGAGGCCTACTGGCAAGAAGAGGCGAGAGATATAAACGCCAACCTGAGCAAGTACATGCAGGAAGGTAATACCTTGTGGTTCAAGTTCTTCGCGGGGGAAATGGGCCCGGAAACCTACCTGGATGAACTAATAAAACTGCGGAAAAAGGCATGGGATCAGCTCAGAAAATTCGGAAAGTGA